The genomic DNA CTCTCTATTTAATATTGTTATTCTTCCTCACACACCACAGCGATCGAAAGTTCATCGAGTGACTTGCCATCTACATTGGTGGGGCAGGCAGTCATCAGCTCGCTGGCGTTTTGGACCTTGGGGAAAGGGATAACATCACGAATGCTCTCCTTGTTCAAGAGCAACATCACAAGTCGGTCAAGGCCGTAGGCCATGCCACCGTGGGGCGGAACACCGTATTTAAAGGCCTCGAGTAGGAAGCCAAATTTGTCGTTGGCCTCCTCGTCGCTCATGCCAAGAGCCGTGAACATTTTCCGCTGAATCACCGGATCAGAGATACGAATCGAGCCGCCACCCAACTCGGTGCCATTGAGCACTAGGTCATAGGCGCGGGCGCGCACCGCCCCTAAATCAGATTCCATCTTGTTCAAATCCTCAAAGTTCGGGCAGGTAAAGGGGTGGTGCATCGCGTAGTAACGCCCCTCGTCAGGGTCATACTCAAACAACGGGAAATCGGTAACCCACAACAGATCATAGGTGTTTTCAGGAATAAGCGCCAATCTCTTGGCGAGATTCAGCCGCAACGCGCCGAGTGCCGCAAACACAACGCTGTCGTGCGGATCCGCCACCACCAGCAGCACGTCGCCAGTCTTAATATCCATACGCTCGTGAATCGCCTTAATCTCCGCCTCGGTGAGGAACTTCTCAAAAGAAGAGGATCGTGTGTCCTCGGTCACACGGGTAAACGCAAGGCCTTTAGCCTTATAAAGCTTGGCAACATCCACCAGTTTATCAATTTCCTTGCGTGAGAGGGTAGCCGCTGCACCCTTGACATTGATAGCGCGTACACTACCGCCAGCCTCCAAAGCACTCTTGAACACAGCAAATTCAGTATCCTTCAAAATATCCGAAAGATTTTGCAACTCCAGCCCAAACCGGGTGTCGGGCTTGTCCGAGCCAAAGCGCTCCATCGCCTCTTTATACGTGATACGACGCAATGGCAACTCAAGCTCCATCCCCATGATCTCTTTGAAGATATCCTTCATCAATCCCTCGTTGACGGTCTGCACATCCATTTCGTCTACAAAAGACATTTCAATATCGATCTGGGTAAACTCCGGCTGGCGATCGGCACGCAGATCCTCGTCGCGGAAGCAGCGGGCAATCTGCATATAGCGGTCAAAGCCCGCCAACATTGAAATCTGCTTATAAAGCTGCGGCGACTGCGGCAGCGCGTAGAATTTGCCGGGATGCACACGAGAAGGTACCAGATAGTCACGCGCACCTTCTGGCGTGGGTTTCATCAGAATCGGCGTCTCGATCTCGACAAAGCGGTTTTTGTCAAAATAGTCGCGCACCAACTTAACAATGCGGTGGCGCATGAGAATGGCCGATTGCAGCTCGTTACGGCGCAGGTCGAGATAACGATAGCGCAGACGCAATTCTTCGTTGGTCTTGATGCCATCCTTAATGTCAAAGGGCGGGGTCTCACTGACCGCCAGCACTCTCAGCTCGGATACATACAACTCCACCTCGCCGGTGGCAATATCCTTGTTCACCGACTCACGGCGGCGTAGTACGCCCTTGGCCAGCAGCACATACTCCGAACGTACCGAAGAAGCCTTCTCAAAGGTCTCTCGACTGGTGGAATCATCAAACGCCAGCTGCGCAATGCCAGTGCGGTCACGCAGGTCAATAAAAATAAGGTTGCCTAAATCACGCTGCTTGGCCGCCCAGCCCGCCAATATCAGCTCTTTGCCAATCATATCGGCAGAAACCTCACCGCAGTAGGCGGTGCGCTTCATACCGTTCATAAGGTCTGCCATTGCCATTACTCCTTTTATCCATCAATCTTCTATTGGATTTATAATTTAGCAGCTGCATCTGCCACATCGCCGATACAACGCTGCATTGAAAGCTTGATAAATTCGTTGGTAAACCCGTCTCCCAGCGTAATCTCACTAGTGGTTCCAGTCGCCATTTCTTTGATGGTCGCCTTCCCTGCAGCCAGTTCATTATCCCCCAGCACCATCGTGTAAATCGCACCCAGTTTGTCGGCATAACGCATCTGTGCCTTTAAGCTTCGACCCATCGTCTCACAGTCCGCGGAAATACCCTCAGCGCGCAGCTTTTGCACTAGCGTGCCGGCCGCGATCGAGGCTGCTTTACCCATCGGCGCGATAAACAACTCACAGATCAGGGCAGCAGGGGTCTCGGCATTTGACGCTGCCATAACAAGCTGAAGGCGTTCCAGCCCCATTGCAAAACCCACTCCAGGCAGCGTGGGGCCGCCCAGCTCCTCAATCAATCCGTCATACCGTCCGCCGCCGCAAACAGTTCCCTGCGCGCCAATGGCTTCGGTGACAAACTCAAAGACGGTGCGGCAGTAATAGTCAAGGCCTCGCACAATATCGGGGTCGATTTCATAGGCGATCCCCATTGCCTCCAGCCGTTCACGCAGCTCAGCAAAATGTTCCTCACACTCAGGGCACAGGTGATCGATCATTTTGGGCGCTTTGGCGGCAATTTCCTTGCACACTGAACTTTTGCAGTCGATGATGCGCAGGGGGTTGGTTTCAAGACGAGTCAAGCAGGTTTCACAAAGCTTTTCTTTATGTGCTGAGAAATATTCTTTAAGCTTCACCTGATAAGAAGGCCGGCACTGCTTGCAGCCAATGGAGTTGATAAATAACTTGATTTTATCCACACCCAGCGTCTGAAGCACCTGATTGCCCAGCGCAATAACCTCGGCATCGGCAGCGGGGAAGGGGGAACCCAGCGATTCGATGCCAAACTGGTGGAACTCGCGCAGACGGCCGGCCTGCGGCTTCTCATAGCGGAAGCAGCTGATGACATAACTGGCCTTGACCGGAAGCTGACCACCCAGCAGATTATGCTCTATCGCCGCTCTGACAACGCCCGCTGTCCCTTCAGGACGCAACGTAATCGAGCGATCTTTCTTATCATTGAAGGTGTACATCTCCTTTTGCACCACGTCGGTGGTGTCGCCCACGGCACGGTTAAACAGTTCGGTGTGTTCAAACGTAGGGGTGCGCATTTCAAAAAAGCCGTAGCGCTCGGCGATATCCAACGCCGTACGCTCAACATAGTGCCAGCGCGTAATGTCGCTGGGTAAAGCGTCCTGTGTCCCTTTTGGGGCAGAAGTGAGCGGTTTCATAAAAATCAATCTCCTTGTAGTATTGTTCTTTTTGTATTCTACACATAGTATCCAATTTTAAGACGGATGTAAATATAAAATACCCCGCCCCAATCAGCAAAAGGGGCGGGGAAAGTTCCACGCGGTGCCACCCTCGTTTGAACGACATAGCCTAAGCGGTTCGTCCATCTCAACAGGTGCTCCTTTAACGCAGAGCAGGCGAAAAGCGTTTTTCGCTTTCAACTCGGCGGATGTCCTTCTTCTGTCCTTCCGGCGGGGCTCTCAGCCGCAAACCCAGCGCATATGCTTGGGCGGCCCCTTCTCTGTAGGCGTCATTGACAGACTACTGCTTCCGCTTCAACGTTTTTGGTCTATTTAAAACACATGTTTAAATTAGCGCTTGGGGTTGACAATATCTCTCCAGTCAAGGTCGCCCTTCTCCAGTGCATGGATGAGCGCTTCGGCGGTGGCAATATTCGTTGCCATCGGAATAGAATGTACGTCGCAGAGGCGAATCAGATTAGCTTCGTCCGGCTCGCCCGGTTTCATAGTCAGCGGGTCTCTTAGGAACAGCAATAAGTCAATCTCGTTGCAAGCAATACGCGCAGCAATCTGCTGATCGCCGCCCTGTTCACCCGAAAGAAATCTGAAAATACGCAGGCCGGTTGCCTCGGCCACCAGTTTTCCGGTTGTACCGGTCGCACAGATATTGTGCTGACTGAGGATGCCGCTGTACGCAATGCAAAACTGTACCATTAGCTCTTTCTTCGAATCATGTGCTATTAATGCGATATTCATACTCATCCTCCATCTTTATGCAGTCGCTTTATTTCAAGCGCTCAACATTAAGTCTCACTCTTTCACCCAAAATTCGTCTGGTCATATCTTCAACCTCTCGCCAAGCCATACTGCTTTGCGGTAGTGATTCTCCCTTCGCCAGCAGCCGTTCCACCAGCGGATCCTCGGGGATGACCGCGACTAACTGCGCCCCGACACGGTCGATTACCGCATCCAAATCGGGCAGATCCTTAGATAGTATGTGCCGTAAAAACTTATTAATTACCAGTCTGGGCTTTTTTTCCTGTAGTAATTGCGCTGCCTTGGCGGCATCCCGGACTGAAACCGGGTCGCCGGTACAAACAATCAACGCATTGTTGCACACCGAACATGCGACATCAAAACCACGCCCTAGCCCTGCTGAGGTATCAAGTATCAAATAATCATAGCAGCCTGCCAATCCTTTGAGCAACGCCGTCAGACTCGCACGGTCGGGCAAAAAGTGTCTGTCCATCGGTGCCGCAATCAGATGAAGGTTGCCCCGGGGCACATCGCAGACCGTGATGGCCTTAATCGGCTTACACCGTCCCGACAAAACGTCGGACAGGTCATAGACGATCTTATCCGATACCCCCATTATCAAATCCAGCCCGCGAAGACCGCTATCAAGCTCCAGAAGCAACACATTTTTATGGCGGCGACAAAGCGCCCGCGCCAGCAAATACGAAACGGTGGTTTTTCCGGTTCCGCCCTTGCCCGATGTTACAACCAGAATATTTGACATTTCAATCCCCCTATTGTCCAATCTTATCACAAAAATAAGCTGCTGACCAGACATTGTTCAGGTAAAAAAGCAAAATTTCTAAGAATTTTTTATCTCTTTTCCGCTCAGGGCGCCTGTATTCCCGCATTGCCCTGTTCGCCAGTTACTTCACTGCTTTCCGGCGCGCTTTCAGCCGTTTGGGGCTTCGTCTCGTCAGCGATGTTCTCTGCCTTGTCTGGGAAAAAGAAGGAATCAAGCACGGCGCGTGCAACTGGCGCGCCGGTGTAACCATGCCAGCCCTTTTCGATGACTACCGCTATCGCAATC from Oscillospiraceae bacterium MB24-C1 includes the following:
- the aspS gene encoding aspartate--tRNA ligase, which codes for MADLMNGMKRTAYCGEVSADMIGKELILAGWAAKQRDLGNLIFIDLRDRTGIAQLAFDDSTSRETFEKASSVRSEYVLLAKGVLRRRESVNKDIATGEVELYVSELRVLAVSETPPFDIKDGIKTNEELRLRYRYLDLRRNELQSAILMRHRIVKLVRDYFDKNRFVEIETPILMKPTPEGARDYLVPSRVHPGKFYALPQSPQLYKQISMLAGFDRYMQIARCFRDEDLRADRQPEFTQIDIEMSFVDEMDVQTVNEGLMKDIFKEIMGMELELPLRRITYKEAMERFGSDKPDTRFGLELQNLSDILKDTEFAVFKSALEAGGSVRAINVKGAAATLSRKEIDKLVDVAKLYKAKGLAFTRVTEDTRSSSFEKFLTEAEIKAIHERMDIKTGDVLLVVADPHDSVVFAALGALRLNLAKRLALIPENTYDLLWVTDFPLFEYDPDEGRYYAMHHPFTCPNFEDLNKMESDLGAVRARAYDLVLNGTELGGGSIRISDPVIQRKMFTALGMSDEEANDKFGFLLEAFKYGVPPHGGMAYGLDRLVMLLLNKESIRDVIPFPKVQNASELMTACPTNVDGKSLDELSIAVVCEEE
- the hisS gene encoding histidine--tRNA ligase, which codes for MKPLTSAPKGTQDALPSDITRWHYVERTALDIAERYGFFEMRTPTFEHTELFNRAVGDTTDVVQKEMYTFNDKKDRSITLRPEGTAGVVRAAIEHNLLGGQLPVKASYVISCFRYEKPQAGRLREFHQFGIESLGSPFPAADAEVIALGNQVLQTLGVDKIKLFINSIGCKQCRPSYQVKLKEYFSAHKEKLCETCLTRLETNPLRIIDCKSSVCKEIAAKAPKMIDHLCPECEEHFAELRERLEAMGIAYEIDPDIVRGLDYYCRTVFEFVTEAIGAQGTVCGGGRYDGLIEELGGPTLPGVGFAMGLERLQLVMAASNAETPAALICELFIAPMGKAASIAAGTLVQKLRAEGISADCETMGRSLKAQMRYADKLGAIYTMVLGDNELAAGKATIKEMATGTTSEITLGDGFTNEFIKLSMQRCIGDVADAAAKL
- the mgsA gene encoding methylglyoxal synthase encodes the protein MNIALIAHDSKKELMVQFCIAYSGILSQHNICATGTTGKLVAEATGLRIFRFLSGEQGGDQQIAARIACNEIDLLLFLRDPLTMKPGEPDEANLIRLCDVHSIPMATNIATAEALIHALEKGDLDWRDIVNPKR
- a CDS encoding AAA family ATPase, with protein sequence MSNILVVTSGKGGTGKTTVSYLLARALCRRHKNVLLLELDSGLRGLDLIMGVSDKIVYDLSDVLSGRCKPIKAITVCDVPRGNLHLIAAPMDRHFLPDRASLTALLKGLAGCYDYLILDTSAGLGRGFDVACSVCNNALIVCTGDPVSVRDAAKAAQLLQEKKPRLVINKFLRHILSKDLPDLDAVIDRVGAQLVAVIPEDPLVERLLAKGESLPQSSMAWREVEDMTRRILGERVRLNVERLK